A window of the Athene noctua unplaced genomic scaffold, bAthNoc1.hap1.1 HAP1_HAP1_scaffold_82, whole genome shotgun sequence genome harbors these coding sequences:
- the LOC141955030 gene encoding coiled-coil domain-containing protein 183-like, with translation MDATRAAGLKGRGRSTSSVPGRKAKLSQHARDLRTVIALQGAAPWAARGRDGAGGGLSVPPSSCVVPTAPSCPAEQEREAFTWSCGEELQQKSERLPRLCEAVQDVRAPSGAQKVTQEKLRAEIHARVNTCNLLLDQVRQRRRARDELQRRLQRLQAVEKEDKQQQAQLQAIRQLENSIEKMLLKVQAAQKVTALYVEVRDALRKELDHLPMHLDLLCGTAERYHRELEDAELVAADARRAAAVTKGDVEKLKTQMRADREFWCRSEAAQKLQLKEFLKRHLREQARHKLAVDLSKLQLQDPLAGTQLEDTKSQEEYKAWVTKKVEEAKAAVPCSHVWDMAGRFLEQQKASADLERYLQQCKEKQQALKETLHQLELKHDELKRRQPPNTLSCMDVNVSGCRKLEEELRRELQREEARREQMRAQMLKEEDLLLQFDHAVNNLAVLLRGITVPGQDAFVQAWSTQEKLQHCRQKLQYLVQRTASLPPESHSLNEDNATFVKVRNLLEQTMAQAPRSLKISLEDTKGRRAQRGHVPQRLSQPLPTGSSERPRLSPTVPADPDPGAASRPWV, from the exons ATGGATGCCACACGCGCGGcggggctgaagggccgaggcAGGAGCACCAGCTCCGTGCCGGGCCGGAAGGCAAAGCTCAGCCAGCACGCCCGGGATCTGCGCACCGTCATCGCCTTGCAAGGTGCTGCCCCTTGGGCTgcgcggggacgggacggggcgggcggggggctctcGGTCCCCCCATCGTCCTGCGTGGTCCCAACAGCACCTTCGTgtcctgcagagcaagagagggaGGCTTTCACGTGGTCCTGCGGGGAAGAGCTCCAGCAGAAGAGCGAGCGGCTGCCCCGCCTGTGTGAGGCGGTGCAGGACGTCCGTGCCCCGAGCGGCGCCCAGAAG GTGACCCAGGAGAAGCTCCGGGCTGAAATCCATGCGCGGGTGAACACCTGTAACTTGCTGCTGGACCAGGTGAGGCAGCGGAGACGAGCCCGGGACGAGCTGCAGAGGCGGCTGCAGcgcctgcaggctgtggagaaggaggacaagcagcagcaggcgcAGCTGCAG gccaTTCGCCAGCTGGAGAACAGCATCGAGAAGATGCTCTTGAAAGTTCAGGCTGCACAGAAGGTGACAGCCCTGTACGTGGAGGTGCGGGATGCCCTGCGGAAG gagcTGGACCACCTGCCTATGCACCTGGACCTCCTGTGTGGGACGGCTGAACGCTACCATAGGGAGCTGGAAGATGCAGAGCTCGTGGCTGCAGATGCCCGCAGAGCGGCTGCTGTAACCAAG GGCGACGTGGAGAAGTTAAAAACCCAGATGCGGGCGGACAGAGAGTTCTGGTGCCGCTCCGAGGCCGCGCAGAAGCTGCAGCTCAAGGAATTCTTAAAAAGGCATCTGAgagag CAAGCCAGGCACAAGCTCGCCGTGGACTTGTCgaaactgcagctgcaggaccCTCTTGCGG GAACCCAACTGGAGGACACCAAGTCCCAGGAGGAGTACAAGGCCTGGGTCACCAAAAAGGTGGAGGAGGCCAAGGCTGCGGTGCCGTGCTCCCACGTCTGG GACATGGCTGGCAggttcctggagcagcagaaggccTCGGCGGACCTGGAGCGGTATCTCCAGCAgtgcaaggagaagcagcaggcgcTGAAGGAGACGCTgcaccagctggagctgaagcacGATGAGCTGAAGCGTCgccagccccccaacaccctcag TTGTATGGATGTGAATGTGTCTGGctgcaggaagctggaggaggagctgaggagggagctgcagcgggAGGAGGCTCGGCGGGAGCAGATGCGAGCccagatgctgaaggaggaggatcTGCTGCTCCAGTTTGACCACGCTGTCAACAACCTGGCCGTCCTGCTGCGTGGCATCACGGTGCCCGGCCAG GACGCTTTTGTCCAGGCCTGGAGTACGCAGGAGAAGCTCCAGCACTGTAGGCAGAAGCTGCAGTACCTGGTGCAGCGCACGGCCAGCCTGCCCCCCGAGAGCCACAGCCTCAACGAGGACAATGCG ACTTTTGTCAAGGTCCGAAATCTCCTGGAGCAGACGATGGCACAGGCTCCCCGGAGCCTGAAGATTTCCTTGGAGGACACCAAGGGTAGGAGAGCACAGCGGGGACACGTCCCccagcgcctgtcccagcccctgcccacaggcagttCTGAGCGTCCTCGCCtgtctcccactgtcccagcagaccccgacccaggagctgcctccagaccttgggtctga